From Leishmania donovani BPK282A1 complete genome, chromosome 34, the proteins below share one genomic window:
- a CDS encoding amastin-like protein — protein sequence MGCISGIIFGILQFVALLFIAVGTPLAMYMPLNDNALHIHNGYCISLWGIRDRCLILLYSVSPNDVWAECNGRVGRFKTAQVCAIAGAVILAASMLGSFLDACCCYCIKYVCVLLNLLAAALLAVSWGCMLDCYVHNQGSHIVGNVDVCTQMRNFTGVDNAHPEGMQLGAGFALLIAAFVISFVNIFVMFIPC from the coding sequence atgGGCTGCATTTCCGGGATAATATTCGGCATCCTCCAGTTTGTGGCGCTACTCTTCATCGCTGTTGGCACCCCGCTGGCGATGTACATGCCACTGAACGACAATGCTCTCCACATCCACAACGGCTACTGCATTTCGCTGTGGGGGATTCGCGATAGATGCTTGATATTGCTGTACTCGGTTAGTCCTAACGACGTCTGGGCTGAGTGCAACGGCCGCGTGGGTCGCTTCAAAACGGCGCAGGTGTGCGCCATTGCGGGTGCCGTCATCCTCGCTGCTTCGATGCTGGGAAGCTTTCTGgatgcgtgctgctgctactgcaTCAAgtacgtgtgtgttttgCTGAACTTACTGGCCGCGGCTCTGCTTGCAGTCAGCTGGGGCTGCATGCTGGATTGCTATGTGCATAATCAAGGTAGCCATATTGTCGGTAACGTGGACGTGTGCACGCAAATGCGCAACTTCACCGGCGTTGATAACGCACACCCCGAGGGAATGCAGCTAGGCGCTGGTTTTGCTCTTCTCATTGCCGCCTTCGTTATCAGCTTCGTGAACATCTTTGTCATGTTTATTCCGTGCTGA
- a CDS encoding p-glycoprotein, protein MPEGSETGASAKGGSVFEWEDRQGPFSPNQPIAEGLAERGDCGDHNDYRCGSTSQMREVINMSHTYDVYVDEGKLEPVNRLAGQSESTHGGSSYSSHNPLFSAKEEVKRAAVHESVSPIAIFRYADTADRVLMIVGTIFAVCSGAGTPLFSFIFGRIATDLMSGVGSVELSAAKTSLIMVYVGIGMFVACGGHVLCWTVAASRQEGRIRLNFFRAVLRQDIGWHDEHSPGELTARMTGDTRVIQNGINDKLSQGIMNGAMGIIGYIAGFVFSWELTLVMVGMMPFIIVMAAIIGNIVSKMTESSRKHFAKAGSLATEVMENIRTVQVFGREDYELQRFAEAVLYAQDRGIRKEFAGNLSAAVIMALVYLSYTIAFFFGSYLVEWGRRDMADIISTFLAVLMGSFGLGFVAPSATAFTESRAAAYEIFKAIDRVPPVDIDAGGVPVTGFKQSIEFRNVRFSYPTRPDMILFRDLNLTIKCGQKVAFSGSSGCGKSSMIGLIQRFYDPVGGAVLCDGVDMRELCLHDWRDQIGIVSQEPNLFAGTMMENVRVGKPNATEEEVIEACRQANVHDTIMSLPDQYNTPVGAVGSQLSGGQKQRIAIARALVKRPPVLLLDEATSALDRKSEMEVQRSLDQLMQRGGMTVIVIAHRLATIRNVDCIYYVKYDGAEGSKITESGTFDELMELGGEFAAMARIQGVSTGDARSGARGQDGGKANDFLNVILDEAALAQLDEEAPRTARQKVPIEELAKWEVNGVSVGFRRLMGMNKDKSWAVALGILGSAVGGAARPTSTILMGYMLRVLGEYSVNKNVEQLRSGTNLYAPLFIVFAVANFLGWVLHGFYGYAGEHLTTKIRVLLFRQIMRQDMNFFDIPGRDAGTLAGMLSGDCEAVHQLWGPSIGLKVQTVCIVASGIVVSFIYQWKLALVALACMPLLIGCSLAERMMMNGYTKSKEGDTSDTIVTEALSSVRTVTSFNMKADRVEAFEATLRVEVPRSVKKGIIAGSIYGATQFIYYSAYALCFWYGSKLIDRGEAQFTDVMIASMSILFGAQNAGEAGAFATKLADAECSAKRVFSVIDRVPDVDIEQSGDKDLGKGCDVDFRKVQFIYSARPKQVVLASVNLRFGDGMANGLMGQTGCGKSTIIQMLARFYDRRSGLICVNGKDLSSLDIAEWRRNISVVLQEPNLFSGTVRENIRYAREDATDEEVEEAARLAHIHWEIMKWPDGYNTEVGYKGSALSGGQKQRVAIARGLLRRPKLLLLDEATSALDSVTEAKVQEGINVYQAKYGVTSVSIAHRLTTIRHCDQIILLDSGHIIEQGSHEELMALGGEYMMRYDLYTSASS, encoded by the coding sequence ATGCCCGAGGGCTCTGAAACTGGTGCGAGCGCCAAGGGCGGCTCTGTCTTTGAATGGGAGGATAGACAGGGGCCATTTTCTCCTAACCAACCCATCGCGGAGGGGCTGGCAGAACGTGGAGACTGTGGTGATCACAATGACTATAGATGCGGTTCGACATCGCAGATGAGGGAGGTGATCAATATGTCGCACACGTATGACGTGTATGTGGACGAGGGAAAGCTGGAACCGGTGAATAGGCTTGCCGGCCAGAGTGAAAgcacgcacggcggcagcagctacAGCAGCCACAATCCTCTGTTCAGCGCCAAGGAGGAGGTtaagagggcggcggtgcatgAAAGTGTGAGCCCTATAGCGATTTTTCGCTACGCTGACACAGCTGACCGCGTTCTCATGATTGTTGGCACCATCTTTGCAgtctgcagcggtgccggcacGCCTTTGTTCTCTTTTATATTTGGCCGTATCGCAACAGATCTCATGTCTGGCGTGGGCAGTGTGGAGCTCAGCGCGGCGAAGACGTCGTTGATCATGGTGTACGTCGGTATTGGCATGTTTGTGGCCTGTGGTGGCCACGTGCTATGTTGGACGGTGGCAGCGTCTCGTCAGGAAGGGCGCATCCGTCTGAACTTCTTtcgcgctgtgctgcgccaggACATTGGATGGCACGACGAGCACAGCCCTGGCGAGCTGACCGCTCGCATGACGGGCGACACACGTGTGATTCAGAATGGCATTAACGACAAGTTGTCGCAGGGTATCATGAACGGCGCCATGGGTATCATCGGCTACATCGCCGGCTTCGTGTTTTCGTGGGAGCTGACGCTTGTGATGGTCGGCATGATGCCCTTCATTATTGTCATGGCTGCCATAATCGGCAACATCGTGTCCAAGATGACAGAGTCGTCGCGCAAGCACTTTGCGAAGGCCGGATCTCTGGCGACTGAGGTGATGGAGAACATCCGCACGGTGCAGGTGTTTGGCCGGGAGGACTACGAGTTGCAGCGGTTTGCTGAAGCGGTCCTGTACGCCCAGGACCGTGGTATCCGCAAAGAGTTTGCGGGCAACCTTTCTGCGGCGGTGATCATGGCCCTCGTGTACCTCAGCTACACCATCGCCTTTTTCTTCGGCTCCTACTTAGTCGAATGGGGTCGCCGTGATATGGCGGATATCATTTCTACCTTTCTAGCCGTGCTGATGGGTAGCTTTGGCCTCGGGTTCGTGGCACCCAGCGCGACTGCATTCACCGAGTCCCGTGCTGCCGCGTACGAAATCTTCAAGGCGATCGATCGTGTACCACCGGTGGACAtcgacgctggcggcgtgCCTGTAACGGGCTTTAAGCAGAGCATCGAGTTCCGCAACGTGCGGTTCTCGTACCCGACTCGCCCAGACATGATACTGTTCCGCGACCTGAACCTGACGATCAAGTGCGGGCAGAAGGTTGCGTTCTCTGGGTCGTCTGGGTGCGGCAAGTCGTCGATGATCGGGCTGATCCAGCGCTTCTACGACCCTgttggcggcgccgtgctgtGCGACGGCGTGGACATGCGCGAGCTGTGCCTGCACGACTGGCGCGACCAGATCGGGATCGTGTCGCAGGAGCCGAACCTGTTCGCGGGGACGATGATGGAGAACGTGCGCGTGGGAAAACCGAacgcgacggaggaggaggtgatcGAGGCCTGCAGACAGGCGAACGTGCACGACACCATCATGAGCCTGCCGGACCAGTACAATACGCCCGTGGGTGCTGTGGGATCGCAGCTGTCGGGCGGGCAGAAGCAGCGAATCGCGATTGCGCGCGCACTTGTGAAGCGGCCGCCGgtcctgctgctggacgaggcGACGAGCGCGCTGGACCGGAAGTCTGAGATGGAGGTACAGCGTTCACTGGACCAGCTGATGCAGAGGGGCGGGATGACCGTGATCGTGATTGCGCACCGACTCGCGACGATCCGAAACGTGGATTGCATCTACTACGTAAAGTACGACGGCGCGGAGGGGAGCAAGATTACGGAGAGCGGGACGTTTGACGAGCTGATGGAGCTCGGTGGAGAGTTCGCTGCGATGGCGAGGATTCAGGGCGTGTCTACTGGTGAcgcgaggagcggcgcaaGGGGGCAGGACGGTGGCAAGGCAAATGACTTCCTGAACGTGATTCTGGACGAGGCGGCTCTTGCGCAactggacgaggaggcgccgcgcaCGGCGCGTCAGAAGGTGCCGATCGAGGAGCTTGCGAAGTGGGAAGTGAATGGTGTGAGCGTTGGCTTCCGGCGGTTGATGGGGATGAATAAAGACAAATCGTGGGCTGTGGCTCTGGGTATTCTCGGCTCGGCGGTGGGTGGTGCTGCCCGACCTACGAGCACCATCTTGATGGGCTACatgctgcgcgtgcttggCGAGTACAGTGTTAACAAGAATGTTGAACAACTACGCAGCGGAACCAACCTGTACGCTCCGCTGTTTATTGTCTTTGCGGTTGCAAACTTCTTGGGTTGGGTTCTGCACGGCTTTTACGGCTACGCAGGTGAGCACCTGACAACGAAGATCCGCGTGTTGCTGTTCCGTCAGATCATGCGCCAGGACATGAACTTCTTTGACATTCCCGGACGTGATGCGGGCACCCTGGCTGGGATGCTGTCCGGCGACTGCGAGGCCGTGCATCAGCTGTGGGGCCCGTCGATTGGTCTGAAAGTGCAGACGGTATGCATTGTTGCTTCTGGAATTGTGGTGAGCTTCATCTACCAGTGGAAGCTTGCGCTTGTGGCGCTGGCTTGCATGCCGTTGCTCATTGGTTGCAGCCTTGCTGAGCGTATGATGATGAACGGGTATACAAAGAGCAAGGAGGGTGACACAAGCGACACGATTgtgacggaggcgctgtCGAGCGTGCGCACGGTGACGTCGTTCAACATGAAGGCGGATCGCGTCGAGGCCTTCGAGGCAACCCTGCGAGTAGAGGTGCCGCGTAGTGTAAAAAAGGGCATCATTGCCGGCAGCATCTATGGCGCCACACAGTTTATTTATTACAGCGCCTACGCACTGTGCTTCTGGTATGGTAGCAAACTGATTGACAGGGGCGAGGCGCAATTCACGGATGTCATGATCGCGAGCATGTCGATCCTGTTCGGTGCGCAGAACGCCGGTGAAGCTGGTGCGTTCGCGACGAAGCTGGCGGATGCGGAGTGCTCTGCGAAACGTGTGTTCAGCGTGATCGACCGCGTGCCTGACGTGGACATCGAGCAGTCCGGCGACAAGGATCTGGGTAAGGGCTGTGACGTTGACTTCCGAAAAGTGCAGTTTATCTATTCTGCTCGACCGAAGCAGGTTGTGCTTGCGTCCGTGAACCTGCGGTTCGGCGACGGAATGGCCAACGGGCTGATGGGGCAGACGGGATGCGGAAAGTCGACGATCATCCAGATGCTTGCCCGCTTCTACGATCGGCGCTCTGGGCTGATCTGCGTGAACGGGAAGGACCTGTCGTCACTGGACATCGCGGAGTGGCGGCGCAACATCAGTGTTGTGCTCCAGGAGCCGAATCTGTTCAGCGGGACTGTGCGGGAGAACATCCGCTACGCGCGCGAGGACGCGACGGACGAGGAAGTGGAGGAGGCCGCACGGCTTGCGCACATCCACTGGGAGATCATGAAGTGGCCAGATGGCTACAACACGGAAGTGGGGTACAAAGGCAGCGCGCTATCTGGCGGTCAGAAGCAGCGCGTTGCGATCGCTCgcgggctgctgcggcgaccgaaactcctgctgctggacgaggcGACGAGCGCGCTCGACAGTgtgacggaggcgaaggtgcaAGAGGGCATCAACGTGTACCAGGCGAAATACGGGGTCACGTCGGTGAGCATTGCGCACCGGTTGACAACGATCCGCCACTGCGACCAGATCATCCTGCTAGACTCTGGGCACATCATCGAGCAGGGCAGCCACGAGGAGCTGATGGCACTTGGCGGGGAGTACATGATGCGCTATGACCTGTACACGAGCGCGAGCTCGTGA